GCTGCACGGCGCCTTCAACCTTTCGGCGCCGCACCCGCTGACCATGAAAGATTTTGCGCAGCAACTCGGCGAAGTCATGGGGCGGCCTTCCTTCTTTGCTGTGCCCGAGTTCGCCCTGCGCCTCGTTGTGGGCGAAGCCGCTGAAGCCCTTGTCGCAAGTCAGCGAACCGTACCCCGAAAGCTTGAAAAAGCCGGCTTCACCTTCAGCTATCCAACCCTGCTGAAAGCCCTTCAAAACTTATTCGAAGACTGATCCTGCCACAAACAATCTCGCGCGGAACCGGCCTGTCAGCGGGTTCGTGCTTTTTTATTTTTGGGGAAAATTCCGGGAACAGCACTGTTTTTCGTGTTAAAACTGGTCTCCCAAACCTAAGAGGAATCCCTTGCTTTTTTTGTCCGGGGCATTAACAAACAAAAGGGCATTCAACGAATCACATACGTTGAATGCCCTTTTGTTTTAGGCAGTAAACCGGGCGGCTTTTTTAATTCCGTATGGCCCAGCTGCTGACGCCGTTGCTTGTGCCTGCGATGATATTTGTGAGGCCGTCGGAGCCAAGCCGTGTTGTGATCGGTAATCGCACGCTTGTAGCGGGTAGCCCTTGATACGCGTTGCCGTTTTCAATCGTCCAGGCAAACATCCGCCCGAATTGCGCGGTAACCAGAATCTCAGGCCTGCCGTCGCGGTTGAGGTCGTCAATAATGATGGGACTGTTCGTATCCACCGGACGCCCAATGGAGCGCGTAAAGCGCAGCCTGCCCTCGAGATCATACAGAAAAACGGAGCTGCCGCTTTGTACAGCTATAAGGCGCGTTAGCTCGGTTTGCGGCTGCGATGAATCACGATTGTTGTTTTCGTTTGCTTCTTCCTCGTCATCCTGTACAAACACAGGGACGCGCAGGTTCTGAATGGTGCTTACGCTTACGTCACCCGAACTTACTTCCACAGCCCTTATCCGGTACAGGGCGTCACCCGGCAAATCGCTGTCTTCGGCTGAAGCGCTGACTTCCGGCAGGAAGGATTCATCTTTCGAAATGGCGTATAAACGTCCGTTTTGTCCGCCGGTGTACAGACGGTTTTGGTGCACAACGGGAGCGCCATAGAGCGGGGCGTCTGCAAAAACAGGAAAGCCCGTGCGGCTTGAGCCATCTGTATTCCACGCAAAAACGGCGTTACCAGCCTGCGCAATCAGGCTCAGACGACCGTCGAAATCGGTGAAAACAGCTTTGTGTGTTATGGCCGTGTTCACGGTTTGCGGCCACCCGGAAATGTTGGTACCCCGCCCTCCCAAAACATGCAGGCGACGGTCGCGCGTGGCAACGATCGCTTCAGGCAGTCCGCTGCGGCTGATATCTTTGACAAGAAGCGGACTCGTAATTTCTTCATCAAGTTCAAACGGGAAATTCGGGAGAAGCTGCCCGCGGTTGTTCCAGCCGTAAATCTTATTGCCCGCAGCAATGAGCACGGCTGTTTGGTTATTGGCATACCAATCGAATAAAACCGGAGAACCAATCGGGCGGTCTTCATTGGTTGAGGCCGTGAAGATTTCCGTACCATCGGCAGCAAGGGCTATAACCCGGTTGGCTGAAGTCGCAAAAACAATATCATTGCGGCTGTTTTGCTGCAGGTTTCCAACCGCTGGCGGTCCGGTTAGCTCGCCGCGGCTGACAGGGAAAAACCAGCGGTCAACAAAGGGCAGCGATTGCCGCTCAATTTGGTCAAGGCGGGTCTGAAGTTCAAGTACATCGCGGTTTTGGCGCACGGAAACGCCAAGAATATCGAAAAAGCCAAGATAAGCCAGGGCTACCGAACCCGGATCGGTATACGGCTCAATGAAGGAGCGGAAGCTGCTGTTATCCGCATAAAAGAACGCGCTCAGCCGCTCAGGGTGTGCGCGACGCCGGCTGAGGTAATCATCATCAAAAAATAAAACCCGCCGCCGGTTGATGTCAGTTGAGATCCGCTGTATAAGCCCGGTGCGGGGTGCGAGTACAACAACATCCCCCAAAATGCCAACCGTAAAGTTTTCGTAGGGTGTCAGCTCCCCACCCAAAATCTGTGCAAGGGTACGGCTTCTGAAGGCGTAAAAATTTCCGGAGCGAGTTCCAAGACCATCTTCAACCAGCCGGTCAAGCTGTGTGCGCAGGGTGCTGCGGTCACTGACAAGACGAAGCCAGGCGGATTCCTCCAGCGGAGAAAAGCCGAGGGTATAAAATCCGGCAAAAGCCGCCTGTGTGCCAAGTGTTGAGGATATTGCAGAAACAACTTGCTGACGCTCCTGCAGAAAGCGGTCGAGGTCGGTCTCATCTTGTTCTGCTGCCGTTTCACCCGCTCTACCGAGCCGCTCTGCCTGAAACATCCCAAAAACGGCAGCGTCCCGAGGAATGTAGCGATCCATACGCAGCGCAACCGGCGGCATGGACAGAAGCTGTGTGAGCGCTGCACGCGGCGTACTCAGGGGAATCCGTGAGGTCAGCTCCATGCTTTGGCGGCCCTCGCCCAGCTGTTCAACGCTGACTGCGGCGGGTTCGAGACCGGTAAAGCTGTCTTCGATTATTGGGCGAAATATCGGAAGACCCAGCTGCATTATAAACTGATCTGCGCTCCGGTAATTCATAAACACCTTGCTGTTTTGGGCAGGAATGCCATCCTCCCCAAATGACATTTGCGCAGCCACACCCGTAAAGCTTTTTAAAGATTCCTCCAGGGCCCGGCTGTTGGGAGAAACGGCAAGTGCGTTGCCGATTTGCGTGAGAAACCAAACCTGTCCGCTCTGCAAATAGAGCCGGTAAATCCGGTTGCCGTTAAAGCGGTAGCTGTTTTGTGTGAAAGGCCGGCTGAAATAAGCTGCAAAGGCGGATGCGGAAACCGGTTTTTGCAGCAACCATACAGGAGCAAGCGCATTAGAAGCGGCGGGGTTTACCACAAGCGCGTGCACAAAAACCGTCTCGGAGACATTTGCCGGAATTTGTTCAATGGTCTCAAGCTGCGGCAGTGCGGTTTCACGCAAAAAAGCGGCGGCCTCACCTTCAAGAATCCGCTCCGGACTCATCCCTTCATCGAAAATGAACGCCATAACAGCCGTGTCGGGAATCGCTGTAGACCAGTGACCATCACCGGATCTGTTGCAGGAAGTCAGCACAAAAAGCAGGGATACAAAAAGCAAAACAGACCTGAAAAGGGATGAAACCGGCATTTGATTCATTTTGTTAAACTGTTGTGATAAACCTGATAATATAGCGGATGAAGTTTTGCTGTGATTTGTTTTTAGTATCTTCAAAACGTGATTTCGTTCGTTGTAATGAATTTTCAGGCAGTCGCCCGACATCCCTTTCGGGGTTTTCCGGTTCACTAATTAGAATAGCTGCCTAAATTAATATTTTTCTGCATGAGTTTTCTCACCCCGCTTTATTTACTTGGTATTCTGGCTGTGGCCATCCCAATAATCCTGCACCTGATTAACTTCAGGAAGCCGCAAAAGCAGGTTTTTTCAACCCTTGTTTTTTTTAAAAGGCTACAGAAAACATCGGTGAGGCAGCTCAAACTTAAGAAACGCATTTTATTAGCCATTCGCATAGCGGCCATAATCTTACTTGCGGCAGCACTTGCACGCCCCATGCTTTCACCGGGCTCGCTTCTTACGTTCAGCAGCGGATCAGTCCTCTAT
This genomic stretch from Cyclonatronum proteinivorum harbors:
- a CDS encoding PQQ-binding-like beta-propeller repeat protein — its product is MNQMPVSSLFRSVLLFVSLLFVLTSCNRSGDGHWSTAIPDTAVMAFIFDEGMSPERILEGEAAAFLRETALPQLETIEQIPANVSETVFVHALVVNPAASNALAPVWLLQKPVSASAFAAYFSRPFTQNSYRFNGNRIYRLYLQSGQVWFLTQIGNALAVSPNSRALEESLKSFTGVAAQMSFGEDGIPAQNSKVFMNYRSADQFIMQLGLPIFRPIIEDSFTGLEPAAVSVEQLGEGRQSMELTSRIPLSTPRAALTQLLSMPPVALRMDRYIPRDAAVFGMFQAERLGRAGETAAEQDETDLDRFLQERQQVVSAISSTLGTQAAFAGFYTLGFSPLEESAWLRLVSDRSTLRTQLDRLVEDGLGTRSGNFYAFRSRTLAQILGGELTPYENFTVGILGDVVVLAPRTGLIQRISTDINRRRVLFFDDDYLSRRRAHPERLSAFFYADNSSFRSFIEPYTDPGSVALAYLGFFDILGVSVRQNRDVLELQTRLDQIERQSLPFVDRWFFPVSRGELTGPPAVGNLQQNSRNDIVFATSANRVIALAADGTEIFTASTNEDRPIGSPVLFDWYANNQTAVLIAAGNKIYGWNNRGQLLPNFPFELDEEITSPLLVKDISRSGLPEAIVATRDRRLHVLGGRGTNISGWPQTVNTAITHKAVFTDFDGRLSLIAQAGNAVFAWNTDGSSRTGFPVFADAPLYGAPVVHQNRLYTGGQNGRLYAISKDESFLPEVSASAEDSDLPGDALYRIRAVEVSSGDVSVSTIQNLRVPVFVQDDEEEANENNNRDSSQPQTELTRLIAVQSGSSVFLYDLEGRLRFTRSIGRPVDTNSPIIIDDLNRDGRPEILVTAQFGRMFAWTIENGNAYQGLPATSVRLPITTRLGSDGLTNIIAGTSNGVSSWAIRN